One genomic segment of Bacteroides caccae includes these proteins:
- a CDS encoding alpha-galactosidase D has translation MKNRFYILTATALSLLCFSCTKTQVAHSENEKTITPPIMGWSSWNAFRVDISEDIIKHQADLMVEKGLKDAGYHYINVDDGFFGKRDDNGIMFTNEKRFPNGMKPVADHIHSLGMKAGIYTDAGNNTCGSIWDNDLAGVGAGIYGHEPQDAQLYFGDWGFDFIKIDYCGGDVLGLDEEERYTSIRNSIDKVNKNVSVNICRWAFPGTWAKDVATSWRISGDINAHWGSLKYVVRKNLYLSAYAGNGHYNDMDMMVIGFRDNSKVGGKGLTPTEEEAHFGLWCIMSSPLLIGCNLENLPDSSLQLLTNKELIALNQDPLGLQAYVAQHENEGYVLVKDIEQKRGNVRAVALYNPSDTLCSFSVPFTSLEFGGNVKVRDLARQNDLGNFSDVFERTLPPHSAMFLRMEGETRLEPTLYEAEWAYLPLFNDLGKNPKGIIYAHDKDASGKMKIGFLGGKPENYAEWREVYSTDGGRYQMTIQYSHGKGRQLEVDINGVITKIAALGEDEKHSQITIPVELKAGYNTIRMGNSYNWAPDIDCFTLTKVL, from the coding sequence GGTTGGAGTTCCTGGAATGCTTTCCGAGTAGATATTAGTGAAGACATTATTAAACATCAGGCCGACCTTATGGTAGAAAAAGGTTTGAAGGATGCGGGCTACCACTATATCAACGTAGACGATGGCTTCTTCGGCAAACGTGACGACAACGGAATCATGTTCACCAACGAGAAACGTTTCCCGAACGGAATGAAACCGGTTGCCGACCACATACACAGTCTCGGCATGAAAGCGGGAATCTATACGGATGCAGGCAATAACACTTGTGGTTCTATCTGGGACAACGACCTTGCAGGAGTAGGCGCAGGTATCTATGGGCACGAACCTCAAGACGCCCAGCTATACTTTGGCGACTGGGGCTTCGACTTTATCAAAATAGACTATTGTGGAGGCGATGTCCTCGGACTGGACGAGGAAGAACGTTATACTTCTATCCGCAACAGCATTGACAAAGTAAACAAAAACGTTTCCGTCAACATCTGCCGCTGGGCTTTCCCCGGTACCTGGGCAAAAGATGTGGCAACTTCCTGGCGCATCAGTGGAGATATCAATGCACATTGGGGATCACTGAAATATGTAGTCAGAAAGAATCTTTATCTATCTGCCTATGCCGGAAACGGACATTACAACGATATGGATATGATGGTGATCGGATTCCGTGACAATAGCAAAGTAGGCGGAAAAGGACTTACTCCGACAGAAGAAGAAGCTCATTTCGGTTTATGGTGTATCATGAGTTCGCCTCTCCTAATCGGCTGCAATCTGGAAAACCTGCCGGATTCTTCACTCCAATTACTTACAAACAAGGAATTGATCGCACTCAACCAAGACCCGTTAGGATTGCAGGCGTATGTGGCACAGCATGAAAATGAAGGTTATGTACTGGTGAAAGATATTGAGCAAAAACGCGGCAATGTACGTGCCGTTGCACTTTACAATCCTTCGGATACGTTATGCAGCTTCTCTGTACCGTTTACCTCACTCGAATTTGGTGGAAACGTGAAAGTACGCGATTTAGCAAGACAAAATGACTTGGGAAATTTCTCCGATGTATTTGAACGAACACTGCCTCCTCACAGCGCTATGTTCCTCCGCATGGAAGGAGAAACGCGTCTGGAGCCTACATTATATGAAGCCGAATGGGCATACTTACCTCTATTCAATGATTTGGGTAAAAATCCTAAAGGCATTATTTATGCTCATGACAAGGATGCTTCCGGTAAGATGAAAATTGGATTCCTCGGCGGAAAACCGGAAAACTATGCAGAATGGCGGGAAGTATATAGTACAGACGGCGGACGCTACCAGATGACTATCCAATATTCACACGGCAAAGGACGACAGCTGGAAGTTGATATCAATGGCGTCATCACTAAGATTGCCGCATTGGGGGAAGATGAGAAACATAGTCAAATCACAATTCCCGTTGAATTGAAGGCCGGTTACAATACGATCCGAATGGGCAATAGTTATAACTGGGCACCGGATATCGACTGCTTCACATTAACCAAAGTATTATAA
- a CDS encoding GntR family transcriptional regulator, translating to MNFKESKAIYLQIADRICDEILLGQFAEEERIPSVREYATIVEVNANTVMRSFDYLQSQNIIYNKRGIGYFVATGARELIHSLRKNTFLKEELDYFFRQIKTLDIPIKEITDMYREFCKKEQ from the coding sequence ATGAATTTTAAAGAAAGTAAAGCTATTTATTTACAGATTGCAGATAGAATCTGTGATGAGATACTTCTGGGACAGTTTGCTGAGGAGGAACGTATTCCCTCTGTCAGAGAATATGCTACTATTGTGGAAGTAAACGCCAATACGGTAATGCGCTCATTCGATTATCTCCAGTCACAGAATATTATTTATAATAAACGCGGTATTGGTTATTTTGTCGCCACCGGTGCGAGAGAATTGATTCATTCACTGAGGAAGAATACTTTTTTGAAGGAAGAACTGGATTACTTCTTCCGCCAAATCAAGACACTGGATATTCCTATAAAGGAGATCACGGATATGTACCGGGAATTTTGTAAAAAAGAACAGTAA
- a CDS encoding ABC transporter ATP-binding protein, translated as MITVENLSFTYRKSKRVVLHDFSLAFESGRVYGLLGKNGAGKSTLLYLMSGLLTPKGGKVMFHDTDVRRRLPVTLQDMFLVPEEFELPPVSLVSYIELNSSFYPRFSKEDMIKYLHYFEMDMDINLGSLSMGQKKKVFMSFALATNTSLLLMDEPTNGLDIPGKSQFRKFIASGMSDDKTIVISTHQVRDIDKVLDHVLIMDESRVLLDESTSSICEKLFFVESDDRELAQTALFAIPTIQGNYLILPNKEKEESDINLELLFNATLAAPEEMARLFQTQK; from the coding sequence ATGATTACAGTAGAAAACCTCTCATTTACTTATCGTAAATCGAAGCGTGTTGTACTGCACGACTTCTCTCTCGCGTTCGAATCGGGCAGGGTATATGGATTGCTGGGGAAGAATGGTGCCGGAAAGTCCACTCTCCTTTATCTGATGTCCGGTCTGCTGACTCCTAAAGGTGGCAAGGTAATGTTTCACGATACGGATGTACGCCGCCGGTTGCCGGTAACTTTGCAGGATATGTTTCTAGTGCCTGAAGAATTTGAACTGCCTCCTGTATCTTTAGTCAGCTATATTGAGTTGAACAGTTCTTTTTATCCCCGTTTCAGCAAGGAGGATATGATTAAGTATCTTCATTACTTTGAAATGGATATGGATATCAACCTCGGTTCGCTTTCTATGGGCCAGAAGAAAAAAGTATTTATGAGCTTTGCACTGGCAACGAATACTTCGCTTTTGCTCATGGACGAACCGACGAACGGATTGGATATTCCCGGAAAAAGCCAGTTCCGTAAGTTTATCGCATCGGGGATGTCGGATGATAAGACGATTGTGATTTCCACACATCAGGTTCGTGATATTGACAAGGTGCTCGATCATGTACTGATTATGGATGAAAGCCGTGTACTGCTGGACGAATCGACAAGTAGTATCTGCGAAAAGCTTTTCTTTGTAGAGAGTGATGATCGCGAACTGGCGCAGACAGCTCTTTTTGCCATTCCTACTATTCAGGGTAATTACCTGATCCTTCCTAATAAAGAGAAGGAAGAATCGGACATAAATCTGGAACTTCTTTTTAATGCTACACTGGCTGCTCCCGAGGAGATGGCCCGATTGTTTCAAACTCAAAAATAA
- a CDS encoding tetratricopeptide repeat protein — protein MKRVQMFLAGAFIAVGSLYAQSSDAEWQMEVAKLKETIQSDPAQAAEQAEQLIKGKNKKNVELLTAIGEAYLQADKLSEAQMYAALAKKANGKSALASVLEGDIAAKQKNAGLASQKYEEAIYFDSRCTPAYLKYADIYKSANAGLAIEKLNQLKTLEPSNTAIDKKLAEIYYLKNDFSKAADAYSRFAMGPTANEEDLVKYAFALFLNHDFAKSLEVANMGLKKNPRHAAFNRLAMYNNTDLKRFEEALKAADVFFNECDKADYSYLDYMYYGHLLEELKKYDEAVGQYEKAVELDPTKTDLYKNISSAYEQKNDYKKAIGAYHKYYSSLEKEKQTPDLQFQLGRLYYGAGTQPDSLTINAEERKQALMSADSVFQVISEAAPDSYLGNFWRARANSALDPETTQGLAKPFYEEVAALLESKNDPHYNSALVECYSYLGYYYLLAIENPTLKAEAKANKEKSKEYWSKILAIDPANATAKRALDGIK, from the coding sequence ATGAAACGAGTACAAATGTTTTTAGCTGGAGCGTTTATAGCAGTTGGGTCGCTCTACGCACAGTCGTCTGATGCCGAATGGCAGATGGAAGTTGCAAAGTTGAAAGAAACTATTCAGTCGGATCCGGCGCAAGCTGCCGAGCAAGCTGAACAACTGATAAAAGGAAAAAATAAAAAGAATGTGGAACTTTTGACAGCTATCGGCGAAGCTTATTTGCAGGCCGACAAGTTGTCCGAAGCACAAATGTACGCTGCTCTTGCTAAAAAAGCGAATGGCAAGTCTGCTTTGGCTTCCGTGCTGGAAGGGGATATTGCGGCCAAGCAGAAAAATGCAGGTCTTGCTTCACAGAAGTATGAGGAAGCTATTTATTTTGATTCGCGTTGCACGCCTGCGTATCTGAAATATGCTGATATTTATAAGTCAGCAAATGCCGGTCTGGCCATAGAAAAGCTGAATCAATTAAAGACCCTTGAACCGTCCAACACAGCCATAGACAAGAAATTAGCAGAGATTTATTATTTGAAGAATGATTTCAGTAAGGCGGCCGATGCCTATTCCCGTTTTGCAATGGGACCGACGGCTAACGAAGAAGATCTGGTGAAATATGCATTCGCCTTGTTTTTGAATCATGATTTTGCGAAGTCACTTGAAGTGGCTAATATGGGATTGAAAAAGAACCCGCGTCATGCGGCATTCAACCGTTTGGCGATGTATAATAATACGGACTTGAAACGCTTTGAAGAAGCATTGAAGGCGGCGGACGTTTTCTTTAATGAATGTGATAAGGCGGATTATTCTTATTTGGACTATATGTATTACGGACATTTGCTGGAAGAACTGAAGAAATATGATGAAGCTGTCGGCCAATATGAGAAGGCTGTGGAACTGGATCCGACAAAGACGGATTTGTATAAGAATATTTCCTCTGCTTACGAGCAGAAAAATGATTATAAAAAAGCGATCGGTGCATATCATAAATATTACTCGTCTCTCGAAAAGGAAAAGCAGACTCCTGATTTGCAGTTCCAGTTGGGCAGACTTTATTATGGTGCAGGTACGCAACCCGATTCGTTGACTATCAATGCTGAAGAACGTAAGCAGGCACTGATGTCTGCCGATTCTGTTTTCCAAGTGATTTCAGAGGCCGCTCCAGATAGCTATTTAGGCAATTTTTGGAGAGCACGTGCAAATTCTGCACTCGACCCCGAAACAACGCAGGGATTGGCGAAACCTTTCTATGAAGAAGTAGCCGCATTGTTGGAGAGCAAGAACGACCCTCATTACAATTCGGCGTTGGTAGAGTGTTACAGTTATCTCGGATATTATTATTTGTTGGCTATTGAAAACCCCACATTGAAAGCGGAAGCAAAAGCCAATAAGGAGAAATCCAAGGAGTACTGGAGTAAAATTCTGGCTATAGACCCCGCTAATGCTACTGCTAAAAGGGCATTGGACGGCATCAAATAG
- a CDS encoding PstS family phosphate ABC transporter substrate-binding protein — MMKRQFWLIGIVLLAVLSACRSKSKEGPTDTYSSGVIAIAADESFEPIIQEEIDVFESLYPLAGIVPRYTTEVEAINLLLKDSVRLAITTRTLTEEEMNSFHSRKFYPREMKLATDGLALIVNRANPDSLISVCNFRRILTGEVKEWKAVNPNSRLKDIQVVFDNKNSSTVRFAIDSVCGGKPLSTGNVSALKTNQQVINYVAENPGAMGVIGVNWLGDRSDTTNLSFRQEIRVMAVSAEDVATPVNSYKPYQAYLYYGNYPLARSIYALLNDPRSGLPWGFTSFMTSDKGQRIILKSGLVPATQPVRIVHVKDE, encoded by the coding sequence ATGATGAAGAGACAATTTTGGCTGATAGGAATCGTTTTGTTGGCGGTATTAAGTGCTTGCCGCTCTAAATCGAAGGAGGGACCGACGGATACTTATTCGTCTGGAGTGATAGCTATTGCGGCGGATGAAAGTTTCGAACCCATAATACAGGAAGAGATTGATGTATTTGAAAGCCTGTATCCATTGGCCGGAATTGTCCCTCGTTACACGACTGAGGTCGAGGCGATTAATTTACTTCTGAAAGACAGTGTCCGGTTGGCTATTACAACCCGGACACTGACCGAGGAAGAAATGAATTCGTTTCACAGCCGGAAGTTCTATCCTCGGGAGATGAAGCTGGCTACGGACGGGCTGGCATTGATTGTGAACCGTGCGAATCCGGATTCTTTGATAAGTGTGTGTAATTTTCGCCGTATCCTGACAGGAGAAGTGAAAGAGTGGAAAGCGGTGAACCCTAATTCCCGTTTGAAGGATATTCAGGTGGTGTTTGATAATAAAAACTCTAGCACCGTGCGTTTTGCAATAGATTCTGTTTGTGGCGGGAAACCTTTGTCTACGGGCAATGTAAGTGCGTTGAAGACAAATCAACAGGTGATAAATTATGTGGCGGAAAATCCCGGAGCAATGGGAGTGATCGGAGTAAACTGGTTGGGAGACCGCAGTGATACGACTAATCTTTCTTTCCGGCAGGAGATCAGGGTTATGGCGGTGAGTGCCGAGGATGTGGCGACTCCTGTTAACAGCTACAAACCTTATCAGGCTTATCTGTATTATGGTAACTACCCGTTGGCAAGATCGATTTATGCATTACTGAATGATCCTCGTAGTGGGCTGCCTTGGGGATTCACTTCTTTTATGACATCCGATAAAGGGCAGCGGATTATATTAAAATCTGGACTTGTTCCGGCTACTCAGCCGGTGCGTATTGTCCATGTGAAAGACGAATAA
- a CDS encoding energy transducer TonB, translating to MAKIDLTSQEWCQLIFEGKNQAYGAYKMRANSTKRHNLAMLAVLVIALIGFTIPTLVKLATPKQKEVMTEVTTLSKLAEPEIKQEEMKRVEPVAPPPPALKSSIKFTAPVIKKDEEVHEDNEIKSQEELTSTKVAISIADVKGNDEANGKDIADLKQVVTQAEPEPEKVFDMVEQMPTFPGGQQELMSYLGKNIKYPTIAQENGTQGRVIIQFVVERDGSITDVRVARGVDPYLDKEAVRVVKSMPKWIPGKQNGKAVRVKFTVPVMFRLQ from the coding sequence ATGGCAAAAATAGATTTAACTTCTCAGGAATGGTGTCAACTGATTTTTGAAGGCAAGAATCAAGCGTACGGTGCATACAAGATGCGTGCTAACTCGACTAAGCGCCATAATCTCGCGATGTTGGCAGTGCTGGTCATAGCATTAATCGGATTTACGATTCCTACGCTGGTGAAGTTGGCAACCCCGAAGCAGAAGGAAGTGATGACGGAGGTCACTACTCTGTCGAAATTGGCAGAACCGGAAATCAAACAGGAAGAGATGAAACGGGTGGAACCCGTTGCGCCTCCACCTCCTGCATTGAAAAGCTCCATCAAGTTTACTGCTCCCGTCATCAAGAAAGATGAGGAAGTGCACGAGGATAATGAAATCAAGAGTCAGGAAGAGTTGACTTCTACCAAGGTGGCTATTTCCATTGCCGATGTAAAAGGTAATGACGAAGCCAACGGCAAGGATATTGCCGACTTGAAACAAGTGGTGACACAGGCTGAGCCGGAACCCGAAAAGGTGTTTGATATGGTAGAGCAAATGCCGACTTTCCCGGGTGGACAACAGGAACTGATGTCTTATTTGGGTAAGAATATCAAGTATCCGACTATTGCACAGGAGAATGGAACACAGGGACGCGTGATTATACAGTTTGTAGTAGAACGCGACGGTTCGATCACGGATGTGCGTGTGGCTCGTGGGGTAGACCCTTATCTGGATAAAGAAGCGGTACGTGTGGTAAAAAGTATGCCGAAGTGGATCCCGGGTAAGCAGAATGGAAAAGCGGTGCGCGTAAAATTTACTGTTCCGGTAATGTTCAGGTTACAATAA
- a CDS encoding ExbD/TolR family protein — protein sequence MSAEVQESGGKNGKSKQKKFAVRVDFTPMVDMNMLLITFFMLCTTLSKPQTMEISMPSNDKNITEEQKSMVKASQAITLLLGPDNKLYYYEGEPNYKDYTSLKETTYGPDGLRSILLQKNATAVNKVRALKQQKLDLKISDEEYKKQVSEIKSGKDTPTVIIKATDDASYMNLIDALDEMQICNIGKYVITDIAEADRFLIKNFDSKGELSQNIADK from the coding sequence ATGAGTGCTGAAGTACAAGAGAGCGGCGGAAAAAATGGAAAGAGCAAGCAGAAGAAATTTGCTGTACGGGTAGACTTTACTCCGATGGTGGACATGAATATGTTGCTGATTACTTTCTTTATGCTTTGTACCACGTTGAGCAAACCTCAGACGATGGAGATAAGCATGCCGAGTAACGATAAGAATATAACTGAAGAACAGAAGAGTATGGTAAAGGCTTCGCAGGCAATCACATTGCTGCTGGGGCCGGACAATAAGCTCTATTATTATGAGGGAGAACCTAACTATAAGGATTATACCTCATTGAAGGAGACTACTTATGGCCCGGATGGGTTGCGTAGCATACTTCTTCAAAAGAATGCAACTGCTGTCAATAAAGTGAGAGCTTTGAAACAGCAGAAACTTGATCTTAAGATATCGGATGAAGAATATAAGAAACAGGTTTCCGAAATAAAGAGTGGAAAAGATACGCCGACTGTGATTATCAAGGCGACGGACGATGCTTCTTATATGAATCTGATTGACGCACTGGACGAAATGCAGATATGTAATATTGGTAAATATGTGATAACGGACATTGCCGAAGCGGATCGATTCTTGATTAAGAATTTTGATTCTAAGGGAGAACTGTCACAGAATATAGCTGATAAATGA
- a CDS encoding ExbD/TolR family protein, which translates to MGRAQIKKKSTFIDMTAMSDVTVLLLTFFMLTSTFVKKEPVQVNTPASVSEIKIPETNVLQILVDPDGKIFMSLDKQQDMQAVLESMGDEYGIKFTPEQEKRFVLSSTFGVPIRSMQKFLDLPEEQRDKILKNEGIPCDSVDNQFKSWVRNARAANADLRIAIKADASTPYSVIKNVMNSLQDLRENRYNLITSLKVESED; encoded by the coding sequence ATGGGTAGAGCGCAAATTAAAAAGAAAAGTACGTTCATAGATATGACTGCTATGAGTGACGTGACCGTATTGTTGCTGACTTTCTTTATGTTGACTTCAACATTTGTGAAGAAAGAACCGGTGCAGGTCAACACTCCGGCTTCCGTATCGGAAATTAAGATTCCGGAGACAAACGTGCTTCAGATTCTGGTAGATCCGGATGGGAAAATATTTATGAGCCTCGACAAACAGCAGGATATGCAGGCTGTTTTGGAGAGCATGGGTGATGAGTATGGTATTAAGTTTACTCCTGAACAGGAGAAGCGGTTTGTTCTGTCTTCTACTTTCGGAGTACCTATTAGAAGTATGCAGAAATTCCTGGATCTTCCCGAAGAACAACGAGACAAGATTCTGAAGAATGAGGGAATTCCATGCGATAGCGTCGATAACCAGTTCAAGTCATGGGTACGTAACGCACGTGCTGCCAACGCTGACCTGCGAATTGCTATCAAAGCTGATGCTTCAACTCCATACTCGGTGATAAAGAACGTTATGAACTCACTTCAGGACTTGAGGGAGAATCGGTATAATCTGATTACTTCGCTCAAAGTGGAATCTGAAGATTAA
- a CDS encoding MotA/TolQ/ExbB proton channel family protein gives METTKKSQIVGIKNAGIVIICCFIIAVCIYHFLLGNPSNFMNNDPNNHPLPGNFLGTIYKGGIIVPVIQTLLLTVLALSIERYFALRSAFGKGSLAKFVANIKAALAAGDIKKAQEICDKQRGSVANVVTSTLRKYEEMEKNTSLPKEQKLLAIQKELEEATALEMPMMQQNLPIIATITTLGTLMGLLGTVIGMIRSFAALSAGGGADSMALSQGISEALINTAFGILTGALAVISYNYFTNKIDKLTYGLDEVGFSIVQTFAATH, from the coding sequence ATGGAAACTACTAAAAAATCTCAGATTGTAGGTATAAAAAATGCCGGTATCGTAATCATCTGCTGTTTTATTATAGCAGTTTGTATTTATCACTTCCTATTAGGAAATCCGTCCAACTTTATGAACAATGATCCTAACAATCATCCGTTGCCTGGAAACTTCTTGGGTACTATTTACAAAGGTGGTATTATCGTGCCTGTTATTCAGACACTGTTGTTAACCGTGCTCGCTTTGAGTATCGAACGTTATTTTGCTCTTCGTTCCGCTTTCGGAAAAGGTTCCTTGGCTAAATTCGTTGCTAACATCAAAGCTGCCTTGGCTGCCGGTGATATCAAAAAAGCACAGGAAATTTGTGACAAACAACGTGGTTCTGTTGCCAATGTTGTAACTTCCACTCTACGCAAGTATGAGGAAATGGAAAAAAACACATCTTTGCCTAAGGAACAAAAGCTGTTGGCTATTCAAAAAGAACTGGAAGAAGCTACCGCGCTGGAAATGCCGATGATGCAACAGAATCTTCCGATTATTGCTACTATCACTACTTTGGGAACATTGATGGGATTGCTTGGTACTGTAATCGGTATGATCCGTTCATTTGCCGCATTGTCTGCAGGTGGTGGTGCCGACTCTATGGCTTTGTCACAAGGTATTTCCGAAGCTTTGATTAACACGGCTTTCGGTATCTTGACTGGTGCGTTGGCTGTTATTTCTTACAACTATTTCACTAACAAAATTGACAAATTGACTTACGGGCTCGACGAAGTCGGATTCTCTATTGTGCAGACTTTTGCAGCTACTCATTAA
- a CDS encoding beta-galactosidase produces the protein MNKGQRLYKFILGLLMPFLFLACSSKERIKIDGGTFNVDGKDVQLICGEMHYARIPHEYWRDRLKRARAMGLNTISVYVFWNFHERQPGEFDFSGQADVAEFVRLAQEEGLYVILRPGPYACAEWDFGGYPSWLLKEKDMVYRSKDPRFLEYCERYIKALGKQLAPLTVNNGGNILMVQVENEYGSYAADKEYLAALRDMIKDAGFNVPLFTCDGGGQVEAGHIDGALPTLNGVFSEDIFKIIDKYHPGGPYFVAEFYPAWFDVWGQRHSTVDYKRPAEQLDWMLGQGVSVSMYMFHGGTNFWYMNGANTAGGYRPQPTSYDYDAPLGEWGNCYPKYYAFREVIQKHLPHGTVLPEVPADNPTTTFATIELKESAPLQAAFHQTTESENVLSMEDMGVDFGYIHYQTTINKAGKQKLIIQDLRDYAVILVDGKQVASLDRRYNQNNVMLDIQKAPATLEILVENTGRVNYGPDILFNRKGITNQVLCGDEKLTGWSITPLPLYKEKVSEMNFGESIQGKPAFHKGIFTVRQKGDCFVDMSRWGKGAVWVNGKSLGRFWNIGPQQTLYLPAPWLKEGENEIVVFEMEDTGNRVLQGLDRPILDSLGVDKNYQKGQLRVVTGTPTLDEGDIILKVTLKEMNEWQQFDFPVAATFRHFCIETLSSYTDDNQACISEVELLDDKGQVIDKTKWKVVYVDSELADQNLGVGENLYDGDVSSFWHTAPTAKASHPHQIIIDMQEIYKVTAFRVKVREGSFLSGKVKEFQLYTRPQFFLFH, from the coding sequence ATGAATAAAGGACAAAGGCTTTATAAGTTCATACTTGGTTTGCTCATGCCGTTTCTGTTTTTGGCTTGCTCCTCTAAAGAGCGTATTAAGATAGACGGCGGAACTTTCAATGTTGACGGTAAGGATGTGCAGTTGATTTGTGGCGAGATGCACTACGCCCGTATTCCTCACGAATATTGGCGCGACCGTTTGAAAAGGGCACGTGCCATGGGATTGAATACAATATCAGTCTATGTGTTCTGGAACTTTCACGAACGACAGCCCGGTGAGTTTGATTTCAGCGGGCAGGCGGATGTTGCCGAATTTGTACGTCTGGCACAGGAGGAAGGCTTGTATGTGATTCTCCGTCCGGGTCCGTATGCTTGTGCTGAGTGGGACTTCGGCGGTTATCCTTCCTGGTTGTTGAAAGAAAAGGACATGGTCTACCGCAGCAAAGATCCCCGCTTCCTGGAGTATTGCGAACGTTATATAAAAGCGCTTGGCAAACAACTGGCCCCGTTGACGGTCAATAACGGCGGAAACATATTAATGGTGCAGGTAGAAAACGAGTACGGTTCGTATGCGGCGGATAAAGAATATCTGGCAGCTCTCCGCGATATGATAAAAGATGCCGGATTCAATGTTCCGCTATTTACTTGCGACGGTGGCGGGCAGGTTGAGGCCGGACACATTGATGGTGCATTGCCGACATTGAACGGAGTGTTCAGCGAAGATATCTTTAAGATCATCGATAAATATCATCCGGGCGGTCCGTATTTTGTGGCGGAATTTTATCCGGCCTGGTTCGATGTGTGGGGACAGCGCCATTCGACAGTCGACTATAAACGCCCTGCCGAGCAACTCGATTGGATGTTGGGACAAGGCGTATCCGTTAGTATGTATATGTTCCACGGAGGAACAAATTTCTGGTACATGAATGGTGCCAATACGGCTGGAGGATATCGTCCGCAGCCCACCAGCTATGATTATGACGCGCCTCTGGGTGAATGGGGAAACTGTTACCCGAAATATTATGCTTTCAGGGAAGTCATTCAGAAGCATCTGCCTCATGGAACCGTATTGCCCGAGGTTCCCGCCGACAATCCGACAACAACCTTCGCAACGATTGAACTGAAAGAAAGTGCTCCTTTGCAGGCTGCTTTTCACCAGACTACCGAATCGGAAAATGTCCTTTCAATGGAAGATATGGGAGTCGACTTCGGTTACATACACTATCAGACTACCATAAACAAGGCAGGCAAACAGAAACTGATTATACAGGATTTGCGTGATTATGCCGTAATTCTGGTTGACGGAAAGCAAGTGGCAAGTCTGGATCGCCGTTACAATCAGAATAATGTAATGCTGGATATACAGAAAGCTCCTGCTACCCTGGAGATACTGGTAGAAAATACAGGACGTGTTAATTATGGTCCCGATATTTTGTTCAACCGGAAAGGAATTACGAACCAGGTGCTGTGTGGAGATGAAAAGTTGACAGGTTGGTCTATCACTCCTCTGCCGCTTTATAAAGAGAAAGTTTCGGAAATGAACTTTGGCGAAAGTATCCAGGGAAAACCTGCTTTCCATAAGGGAATATTTACCGTTCGGCAGAAAGGCGACTGTTTCGTTGATATGAGCCGTTGGGGGAAAGGGGCTGTCTGGGTAAATGGTAAATCGCTCGGGCGTTTTTGGAATATCGGTCCTCAACAGACTTTATATCTGCCTGCCCCATGGTTGAAAGAAGGGGAGAATGAGATTGTCGTTTTTGAAATGGAAGATACCGGAAACCGTGTTCTGCAAGGACTGGACCGACCGATTCTCGACAGCCTCGGTGTAGACAAGAATTATCAGAAGGGACAGCTTCGTGTGGTTACGGGTACTCCTACGCTCGACGAAGGGGATATCATTCTGAAAGTTACTTTGAAAGAAATGAACGAGTGGCAACAGTTCGATTTCCCTGTTGCTGCAACCTTCCGTCATTTTTGCATCGAGACTCTTTCCTCGTATACGGATGACAATCAGGCTTGTATCTCGGAAGTGGAATTGCTGGATGATAAAGGTCAGGTGATTGATAAAACGAAATGGAAAGTTGTCTATGTAGACAGTGAACTGGCGGACCAGAATCTGGGAGTAGGGGAGAACTTATACGACGGAGATGTTTCGTCCTTCTGGCATACGGCCCCGACAGCGAAAGCTTCTCATCCGCATCAGATCATAATTGATATGCAGGAGATATATAAAGTTACTGCTTTCCGGGTGAAAGTGCGCGAAGGCTCATTCTTATCCGGTAAAGTAAAAGAGTTCCAATTATATACCCGTCCGCAGTTCTTCCTGTTTCATTGA